In the Lepisosteus oculatus isolate fLepOcu1 chromosome 6, fLepOcu1.hap2, whole genome shotgun sequence genome, one interval contains:
- the cdk5 gene encoding cyclin-dependent kinase 5 isoform X1 — translation MQKYEKLEKIGEGTYGTVFKAKNRETHEIVALKRVRLDDDDEGVPSSALREICLLKELKHKNIVRLHDVLHSDKKLTLVFEYCDQDLKKYFDSCNGDLDPETVKSFMYQLLKGLAFCHSRNVLHRDLKPQNLLINRNGELKLADFGLARAFGIPVRCYSAEVVTLWYRPPDVLFGAKLYSTSIDMWSAGCIFAELANAGRPLFPGNDVDDQLKRIFRLLGTPTEEQWPTMTKLPDYKPYPMYPATTSLVNVVPKLSPTGRDLLQNLLKCNPVQRISAEEALQHPYFADFCPP, via the exons atgcagaaatatgAGAAACTTGAGAAGATTGGAGAAG gTACATATGGAACAGTCTTTAAAGCCAAAAACAGAGAAACTCATGAGATTGTAGCTCTGAAAAGAGTACGGTTAGACGACGACGATGAG GGTGTTCCAAGTTCAGCATTGCGAGAAATTTGCTTGTTGAAAGaactaaaacataaaaatatagttAG GTTGCATGATGTTCTGCACAGCGATAAGAAGTTAACTTTAGTATTTGAGTACTGTGATCAG GATTTGAAGAAATATTTTGACAGCTGTAATGGTGATTTGGATCCTGAGACTGTAAAG TCCTTCATGTACCAGCTGCTGAAAGGGCTGGCTTTTTGTCACAGCCGAAATGTACTACACCGAGACCTCAAACCTCAGAACCTTCTTATTAATAGG aatGGAGAGCTGAAACTAGCCGATTTTGGATTAGCGAGAGCATTTGGGATTCCAGTCAGATGTTACTCAGCTGAG GTGGTGACATTGTGGTACAGGCCTCCAGATGTGCTGTTTGGTGCCAAGTTGTATTCTACCTCCATTGACATGTGGTCAGCAGGCTGTATATTTGCAG AGTTGGCAAATGCTGGAAGGCCACTTTTCCCAGGAAATGATGTCGATGATCAGCTGAAGAGGATTTTCAG ATTGTTAGGGACACCAACAGAAGAGCAGTGGCCCACTATGACCAAGCTTCCAGATTACAAG ccctACCCCATGTATCCAGCTACAACATCATTGGTGAATGTTGTTCCAAAGTTAAGTCCCACAGGACGAGACCTGTTACAG AACCTGTTAAAGTGCAATCCCGTGCAGCGGATCTCTGCAGAGGAAGCCTTGCAGCACCCATACTTCGCTGACTTCTGTCCTCCTTAA
- the cdk5 gene encoding cyclin-dependent kinase 5 isoform X2 → MRSLGKAGTYGTVFKAKNRETHEIVALKRVRLDDDDEGVPSSALREICLLKELKHKNIVRLHDVLHSDKKLTLVFEYCDQDLKKYFDSCNGDLDPETVKSFMYQLLKGLAFCHSRNVLHRDLKPQNLLINRNGELKLADFGLARAFGIPVRCYSAEVVTLWYRPPDVLFGAKLYSTSIDMWSAGCIFAELANAGRPLFPGNDVDDQLKRIFRLLGTPTEEQWPTMTKLPDYKPYPMYPATTSLVNVVPKLSPTGRDLLQNLLKCNPVQRISAEEALQHPYFADFCPP, encoded by the exons ATGCGGAGTTTGGGCAAAGCAG gTACATATGGAACAGTCTTTAAAGCCAAAAACAGAGAAACTCATGAGATTGTAGCTCTGAAAAGAGTACGGTTAGACGACGACGATGAG GGTGTTCCAAGTTCAGCATTGCGAGAAATTTGCTTGTTGAAAGaactaaaacataaaaatatagttAG GTTGCATGATGTTCTGCACAGCGATAAGAAGTTAACTTTAGTATTTGAGTACTGTGATCAG GATTTGAAGAAATATTTTGACAGCTGTAATGGTGATTTGGATCCTGAGACTGTAAAG TCCTTCATGTACCAGCTGCTGAAAGGGCTGGCTTTTTGTCACAGCCGAAATGTACTACACCGAGACCTCAAACCTCAGAACCTTCTTATTAATAGG aatGGAGAGCTGAAACTAGCCGATTTTGGATTAGCGAGAGCATTTGGGATTCCAGTCAGATGTTACTCAGCTGAG GTGGTGACATTGTGGTACAGGCCTCCAGATGTGCTGTTTGGTGCCAAGTTGTATTCTACCTCCATTGACATGTGGTCAGCAGGCTGTATATTTGCAG AGTTGGCAAATGCTGGAAGGCCACTTTTCCCAGGAAATGATGTCGATGATCAGCTGAAGAGGATTTTCAG ATTGTTAGGGACACCAACAGAAGAGCAGTGGCCCACTATGACCAAGCTTCCAGATTACAAG ccctACCCCATGTATCCAGCTACAACATCATTGGTGAATGTTGTTCCAAAGTTAAGTCCCACAGGACGAGACCTGTTACAG AACCTGTTAAAGTGCAATCCCGTGCAGCGGATCTCTGCAGAGGAAGCCTTGCAGCACCCATACTTCGCTGACTTCTGTCCTCCTTAA